One window from the genome of Synechococcus sp. PROS-7-1 encodes:
- a CDS encoding Nif11-like leader peptide family natural product precursor has protein sequence MSEEQLKAFLEKVKADTSLQEKLKAASDADAASAIAKAAGFSISADEFTKAQSTELSDEELEGVAGGTIPIPGGSIGDPSCYR, from the coding sequence ATGTCAGAAGAGCAACTCAAAGCGTTTCTAGAGAAGGTCAAAGCAGACACCAGCCTTCAGGAAAAGCTCAAAGCTGCTTCGGATGCTGATGCTGCTAGTGCTATTGCCAAAGCAGCAGGATTTAGTATCTCTGCTGATGAATTCACTAAGGCTCAATCAACTGAGCTTTCAGACGAAGAGCTGGAAGGCGTGGCTGGAGGGACGATTCCGATCCCCGGGGGATCAATTGGTGATCCCTCTTGTTATAGGTAG
- a CDS encoding MFS transporter has translation MSKSTVPGGSRQRLMVAYGLGDAGTGLAATQLGFYLFPFFTCAAGLPAFIAGSLLTVIKVWDAINDPLIGWMSDHTQSRWGPRIPWMLGAALPLGISLAAMWWVPQGDLTQRTLYYVVMAILLMSAYTSVNLPYAALSTELTPDTGIRTRLNAARFTGSILAGLSGLIVASLVLSDGAAGYLRMGRITGTIAALATLACCWGLAPFAKRAQRPSSQNEPPLEQFRRIRSNSRFLMVLGLYLLLWFGLQLMQVVALIWLVQVVHVPPNLSTWILLPFQLSALAGLQLWSLLSNRKGRLVALRWGGSLWILACLLSMVFPPLQHGGSGAELIPLIGLIMLVGLGASTAYLIPWSLLPDAIDADPTHPAGLYTAWMVFGQKLIIGVSMSVFGVLLSLTGYISSEACSGAMDFIQQPAMALLAIRMSMGVIPAILVVFGLLVMRRWPDRGAHLQRA, from the coding sequence ATGAGCAAGAGCACTGTTCCCGGGGGATCCCGACAACGCCTGATGGTCGCCTACGGGCTGGGGGATGCCGGCACCGGACTGGCCGCCACCCAACTGGGGTTTTACCTGTTTCCGTTCTTCACCTGCGCAGCCGGACTGCCTGCGTTCATCGCCGGCTCGCTGCTCACGGTGATCAAGGTGTGGGATGCGATCAACGACCCCTTAATCGGCTGGATGAGCGATCACACCCAGAGTCGCTGGGGGCCGCGGATCCCCTGGATGCTGGGGGCCGCCTTACCCCTGGGCATCAGCCTGGCAGCGATGTGGTGGGTTCCCCAGGGGGACTTGACCCAGCGCACGCTCTATTACGTGGTGATGGCGATCCTGCTGATGAGCGCTTACACCAGCGTGAATCTGCCCTACGCAGCCCTCTCCACCGAGCTCACCCCTGACACCGGCATCCGCACCCGCCTGAACGCCGCGCGCTTCACCGGGTCGATCCTGGCGGGGCTCAGCGGCCTGATTGTGGCCTCGCTGGTGCTCAGCGATGGCGCCGCGGGCTACCTGCGCATGGGCCGGATCACCGGCACCATCGCGGCCCTGGCCACCCTGGCCTGCTGCTGGGGTCTGGCCCCCTTTGCCAAGCGGGCCCAACGCCCCAGCAGCCAGAACGAACCACCCCTGGAGCAATTCAGGAGGATCCGATCCAACTCCCGCTTCCTGATGGTTCTGGGGTTGTACCTGCTGCTGTGGTTTGGCTTGCAATTAATGCAGGTGGTGGCCTTGATCTGGCTGGTGCAGGTGGTGCATGTGCCTCCGAATCTGTCCACCTGGATCCTGCTGCCGTTTCAGCTGAGTGCCCTGGCAGGCCTGCAACTCTGGAGCCTGCTGTCGAACCGCAAAGGGCGCCTGGTGGCGCTGCGCTGGGGCGGCAGCCTCTGGATCCTGGCCTGCCTGCTCTCGATGGTGTTTCCGCCGCTGCAGCACGGCGGAAGCGGCGCTGAACTGATTCCCCTGATCGGCCTGATCATGCTGGTGGGCCTCGGCGCCTCCACCGCTTACCTGATTCCCTGGTCGCTACTGCCCGACGCGATTGACGCCGATCCGACACACCCCGCAGGCCTCTACACCGCCTGGATGGTGTTCGGCCAGAAACTGATCATCGGCGTGAGCATGAGCGTGTTCGGCGTGCTGCTCTCGCTAACCGGTTACATCTCCAGCGAGGCTTGCAGCGGCGCGATGGATTTCATTCAGCAACCGGCGATGGCGTTGCTGGCCATTCGCATGAGCATGGGTGTGATTCCCGCCATCCTTGTGGTGTTTGGACTTCTCGTGATGCGACGCTGGCCCGACCGCGGCGCCCACCTGCAACGCGCATGA
- a CDS encoding VOC family protein, translating to MSIGELVTIKLTHPFIKGINHSAMTAPPGQEEKARSFYSGLLKMEEGAIPAHLGNLQGQVKTGLIWFVFNDAMIHIVFDEAHTPIPAGRHLCFQINDLTALHQSLTTHGHVPFGEEKLSDRKRFFVKDPFDNCLEFLEFQQAKA from the coding sequence ATGAGCATCGGCGAGCTAGTCACAATCAAGTTGACCCACCCCTTTATCAAGGGCATCAATCACTCTGCGATGACGGCTCCCCCTGGCCAGGAAGAAAAAGCCCGCAGCTTTTACTCAGGCTTACTGAAAATGGAGGAAGGGGCCATCCCTGCCCACCTTGGCAATCTGCAAGGGCAAGTGAAGACAGGGCTCATCTGGTTTGTTTTTAATGACGCCATGATCCATATCGTTTTTGATGAGGCTCATACTCCGATCCCAGCAGGCCGACACCTCTGCTTCCAAATCAACGACCTGACGGCTCTTCATCAGTCATTAACAACCCATGGACATGTGCCCTTTGGGGAAGAAAAGCTCTCAGATCGCAAACGCTTCTTTGTGAAAGATCCCTTTGATAACTGCCTGGAGTTCCTTGAATTCCAACAAGCAAAGGCTTGA
- a CDS encoding early protein (E6), translated as MPSQPRNRVGEVYGKLTVLRLSERRTKGGNVYWWCRCACGREREVPGDKLSHNTTRKKPVVIACHACARELQVEAVQARNDRDEQERREEARRNRSALQGQVPESWLRLALTDAHARELGQVLFFRGTRCLRNHLAPYRINGGCLACAGQKPSALTDVSAQESDALRIQATAPE; from the coding sequence ATGCCATCCCAACCCCGAAACCGTGTTGGTGAGGTGTACGGCAAGCTCACGGTGCTGCGGCTTTCAGAGCGGCGCACCAAGGGCGGGAATGTGTACTGGTGGTGCCGTTGTGCCTGTGGCCGAGAGCGGGAAGTTCCTGGAGACAAGCTGTCCCACAACACCACGCGCAAGAAACCGGTGGTGATCGCTTGCCATGCCTGCGCGCGGGAACTGCAGGTTGAGGCCGTTCAAGCGCGCAACGATCGCGATGAGCAGGAGCGGCGGGAGGAGGCGCGTCGCAACAGGAGCGCGTTGCAAGGCCAGGTGCCCGAGAGTTGGCTCAGGCTGGCGTTAACGGATGCCCACGCGCGGGAGCTGGGCCAGGTGCTTTTTTTCCGGGGGACGCGCTGCCTGCGCAACCATCTGGCGCCATACCGCATCAATGGGGGATGTCTGGCTTGTGCTGGTCAGAAACCCTCAGCGCTGACTGACGTGTCTGCACAGGAGTCTGATGCGCTGCGAATCCAAGCAACAGCGCCGGAATGA
- a CDS encoding glycogen-debranching protein — MNAILRGRPWPLGSTVTARGVNFSVAAPQANRVELLLFSSSEAPSPERIIDLDVHTHRSGDYWHVEVEGLTEGCLYGYRVFGPLAPGGHGFRPAKVLLDPCARGIEGWSVYQREMATGASPNTDCCLKGVVCERDRFDFDAHPRPRHSWQQTVIYELHVGGFTRRSDSGVAPERRGTLLGVIDKIPYLKALGVTTIELLPVQAFDPHDAPPGRDNVWGYSPLSWFAPHAGYICGDDALQARKQMRALVAACHDAGLEVLLDVVYNHTTEGNQAGPTLSWRGFADRIYYHQSSKGDYLDVSGCGNSIAANQPLTRALILESLRCWALELGVDGFRFDLGIELSRGEGLKPLDHPPLLEAMEADPLLSDLKLVSEPWDCGGLYRLNDFPAQRIGTWNGRFRDALRGFWKGDENTTWALGQRLRGSPDLYDGKPVALGRSVNLLTAHDGFTLMDLVSFNSKHNLANGEDNRDGENHNISWNHGVEGPSSDHAVTALRRRQQRNMLSTLLLARGVPMLLMGDEVGRSQGGNNNTWCQDTPLSWMIWSDDHCDTDLLTYVRRLIAVRHQLKDLFTPLIAHNEKPQQLSSDPEGFWRQWHGVELGKPDWASWSHCLALSVHRGSQGAVLWAGFNAYFKAMHFDLPEAATPWHRLIDTALPPGEDLPAQPEPWTPSGVPLEARSLVVMVAREYTNSLKL; from the coding sequence GTGAACGCAATCCTTCGTGGAAGACCTTGGCCCTTGGGCAGCACCGTGACAGCACGGGGGGTGAATTTTTCGGTGGCAGCACCGCAGGCCAACCGGGTGGAGCTGCTGCTCTTCAGCAGCAGTGAGGCTCCCAGTCCTGAGCGGATCATCGATCTTGATGTGCACACCCATCGTTCCGGCGACTACTGGCATGTGGAGGTGGAGGGCCTAACGGAGGGCTGCCTCTACGGCTACCGGGTGTTCGGGCCGTTGGCGCCGGGTGGGCATGGATTCCGGCCCGCGAAAGTGCTCCTCGATCCCTGCGCCCGGGGGATCGAGGGCTGGTCGGTGTACCAGCGAGAGATGGCCACCGGAGCTTCACCGAACACCGACTGCTGCCTCAAAGGTGTGGTGTGTGAGCGCGACCGCTTCGACTTTGATGCCCACCCCAGACCGCGCCACAGCTGGCAGCAGACGGTGATCTACGAACTGCATGTGGGGGGCTTCACCCGGCGCAGCGACAGCGGTGTGGCGCCGGAGCGGCGCGGCACCCTCCTGGGGGTGATCGACAAGATTCCTTACCTCAAAGCCCTCGGTGTCACCACGATCGAGTTGCTGCCGGTGCAAGCCTTCGATCCGCACGATGCGCCTCCAGGCCGCGACAACGTATGGGGCTACAGCCCGCTGAGCTGGTTCGCCCCGCACGCGGGCTACATCTGCGGAGACGACGCCCTGCAGGCCCGCAAGCAGATGCGCGCCCTTGTGGCCGCCTGTCATGACGCCGGCCTCGAGGTGCTTCTGGATGTGGTTTACAACCACACCACCGAAGGCAACCAAGCCGGCCCCACCCTGAGCTGGCGTGGGTTCGCTGACCGGATCTATTACCACCAATCCAGCAAAGGCGACTATCTCGATGTGAGCGGTTGCGGCAATTCAATCGCCGCGAATCAGCCGCTGACACGGGCCTTGATCCTGGAGTCCCTGCGCTGCTGGGCTCTGGAGCTGGGAGTGGATGGATTCCGCTTCGATCTTGGCATCGAGCTCAGCCGTGGAGAGGGCCTGAAACCACTCGACCACCCACCTCTGCTGGAAGCCATGGAAGCCGACCCGCTTCTCAGCGACCTCAAGCTGGTGAGTGAACCCTGGGACTGCGGCGGGCTGTACCGGCTCAACGACTTTCCGGCCCAGCGCATCGGCACCTGGAACGGCCGCTTTCGCGACGCCCTGCGCGGCTTCTGGAAAGGGGATGAGAACACCACCTGGGCCCTGGGGCAACGCTTGCGCGGCAGCCCGGACCTCTACGACGGCAAGCCCGTGGCGCTTGGGCGTTCGGTGAATCTGCTCACAGCCCACGACGGCTTCACGCTGATGGACCTGGTGAGCTTCAACAGCAAGCACAACCTGGCCAACGGGGAAGACAACCGCGATGGCGAGAATCACAACATCAGCTGGAATCACGGTGTGGAAGGGCCGAGCAGCGACCATGCGGTGACCGCTCTGCGCCGGCGCCAGCAGCGCAACATGCTCAGCACCCTGCTGCTGGCCCGCGGAGTGCCCATGCTGTTAATGGGTGATGAAGTGGGCCGCAGCCAGGGGGGTAATAACAACACCTGGTGCCAGGACACCCCACTGAGCTGGATGATCTGGTCGGATGATCACTGCGACACGGACTTGCTCACCTATGTGCGGCGGCTGATCGCTGTGCGTCACCAACTCAAGGATCTGTTCACCCCGCTGATCGCCCACAACGAAAAGCCCCAGCAGCTCAGCAGTGACCCTGAGGGGTTCTGGCGACAGTGGCATGGCGTGGAGCTGGGCAAACCCGATTGGGCCAGCTGGTCCCATTGCCTGGCCCTGAGCGTGCACCGGGGCAGCCAGGGGGCGGTGCTGTGGGCCGGTTTCAACGCCTATTTCAAGGCCATGCACTTCGACCTGCCCGAGGCCGCCACACCGTGGCATCGCCTGATCGATACGGCCCTGCCACCGGGAGAGGACCTTCCGGCCCAGCCCGAACCCTGGACTCCATCGGGAGTGCCCCTGGAGGCCAGAAGCTTGGTGGTGATGGTGGCCAGGGAGTACACCAATAGCCTCAAGCTGTAG
- a CDS encoding lactate dehydrogenase: MFLSGISLASALLAGTAGAQIRFDDCQPAAGGGITCNTVPYGNTRADMIDGEYGLMDQASPGWAEYNPYEGYDDMLGGNQT, translated from the coding sequence ATGTTTTTATCTGGCATCTCACTGGCTAGCGCGCTTCTGGCGGGCACGGCGGGTGCCCAGATCCGTTTCGACGATTGCCAACCAGCGGCTGGGGGTGGCATCACCTGCAACACGGTTCCCTATGGCAACACTCGGGCCGACATGATCGATGGCGAGTACGGCTTGATGGATCAGGCCAGTCCCGGTTGGGCTGAATACAACCCCTATGAGGGCTACGACGACATGCTGGGTGGCAATCAGACCTGA
- the rsmI gene encoding 16S rRNA (cytidine(1402)-2'-O)-methyltransferase encodes MKQRAEPDAGVLYVVGTPIGHLGDLSPRARALLIAVDTIACEDTRHSGQLLSALGSQARRCSFHQHNTHTRIPQLLEELGDGRSVAVISDAGLPGISDPGEELVRAAREANHAVICIPGPCAATTALVSSGLPSGRFCFEGFLPSKGRERKERLVELAAEQRTTVLYEAPHRLLKLLEELAEHCGGDRPLHVGRELTKRHEEQVGPSVKAALEHFAQHAPQGEFTLVLGGAEPAEATLFSNERCLEELRNLINQGLKASEAARELAPASGRSRRELYALLHEAEKQAD; translated from the coding sequence GTGAAGCAGCGGGCCGAGCCTGATGCCGGAGTGCTTTATGTGGTCGGCACCCCGATCGGGCACCTCGGTGACCTCTCCCCACGGGCCCGGGCTCTGCTGATCGCAGTGGACACCATCGCCTGTGAAGACACTCGCCACAGCGGCCAGCTCCTCAGCGCCCTGGGATCCCAGGCGAGGCGCTGCAGTTTCCACCAGCACAACACCCACACCCGCATCCCCCAGCTCCTGGAGGAACTGGGGGATGGCCGCAGCGTTGCTGTGATCAGTGATGCCGGCCTGCCAGGTATCAGCGACCCTGGAGAGGAGCTGGTGCGGGCAGCGCGAGAGGCCAACCATGCGGTGATCTGCATCCCAGGCCCCTGCGCCGCCACTACAGCGTTGGTGAGCAGCGGCCTTCCCAGCGGTCGTTTTTGCTTCGAGGGATTCCTGCCCTCCAAGGGCCGGGAGCGCAAGGAACGCCTCGTGGAACTTGCCGCTGAGCAGCGCACAACGGTGCTGTACGAAGCCCCCCATCGCCTGCTCAAACTGCTGGAAGAGCTCGCGGAACACTGCGGTGGCGACCGGCCGCTGCACGTGGGCCGGGAGCTCACCAAGCGCCATGAGGAGCAGGTGGGTCCCAGCGTGAAGGCCGCCTTGGAGCATTTCGCCCAGCACGCTCCCCAGGGGGAATTCACCCTGGTGCTCGGGGGCGCCGAGCCCGCTGAAGCCACCCTCTTCAGCAACGAACGCTGTCTGGAAGAGCTGCGCAATCTGATCAACCAGGGACTGAAAGCCAGCGAAGCGGCAAGGGAGCTGGCCCCGGCCAGCGGACGCAGCCGCAGAGAGCTGTATGCACTACTGCATGAAGCGGAAAAGCAGGCAGACTGA
- a CDS encoding MBL fold metallo-hydrolase, with protein MTVLTSALEPGRPPQRIRPDLWLFPPNRDCRGGSSWWLDVDPEPVLIDCPPLTEATLTALKELAGGRVARILLTSREGHGRLRRLQEQLDWPVLVQEQEAYLLPGVPDLVTFAEAHTTISGLRLLWTPGPTPGHAVVYAPAPSNVLFCGRLLVPVAADSLAPLQHRRTFHWPRQQRSLDHLRGWLPPDASPALASGAGLGALRGERLAPFSSWSPAGQRDGSEV; from the coding sequence GTGACTGTGTTGACCTCCGCCCTTGAACCCGGTCGCCCTCCGCAGCGCATTCGCCCGGATCTCTGGCTGTTCCCTCCCAATCGCGACTGCCGCGGTGGCTCGTCTTGGTGGCTGGATGTCGATCCGGAACCGGTGCTGATCGACTGCCCCCCGCTCACCGAGGCCACGCTGACGGCCTTGAAGGAGCTGGCTGGAGGCCGCGTGGCCCGCATCCTGCTCACCAGCCGTGAAGGCCATGGCCGCTTGCGCCGCCTGCAGGAGCAGCTTGATTGGCCGGTGCTCGTGCAGGAGCAGGAGGCGTATCTCCTGCCTGGGGTGCCAGACCTCGTCACCTTCGCCGAGGCCCACACCACCATCTCCGGATTACGCCTGCTCTGGACCCCGGGGCCGACCCCGGGCCATGCGGTTGTGTACGCCCCAGCACCTTCGAATGTGCTCTTCTGCGGACGATTGCTGGTGCCTGTTGCCGCCGATTCTCTGGCCCCGCTGCAGCACAGACGCACATTTCATTGGCCCAGACAGCAGCGCAGCCTGGATCATCTTCGGGGCTGGCTTCCTCCAGATGCAAGCCCCGCACTGGCGTCTGGGGCTGGGCTAGGTGCCTTGCGCGGCGAGCGTCTGGCTCCGTTCAGCAGCTGGAGTCCCGCCGGGCAGCGCGACGGATCTGAGGTCTGA
- a CDS encoding HU family DNA-binding protein produces MNKADLVNLVAARTELTKTDVSLVVDAAIETIIDSVVEGKKVSILGFGSFEPRERSARQGLNPKTGEKIKIPAKRVPAFTAGKMFKDRVQG; encoded by the coding sequence ATGAACAAAGCCGATCTCGTCAATCTGGTTGCTGCCCGCACCGAGCTCACCAAAACCGACGTGTCCCTGGTTGTGGACGCTGCCATCGAAACCATCATTGATTCCGTTGTTGAAGGCAAGAAGGTCTCCATCCTTGGCTTCGGCTCCTTCGAGCCCCGTGAGCGCTCTGCGCGTCAGGGCCTGAACCCCAAGACCGGTGAAAAGATCAAGATTCCTGCCAAGCGCGTGCCTGCTTTCACCGCTGGCAAGATGTTCAAGGACCGCGTTCAGGGCTGA
- a CDS encoding cupin domain-containing protein encodes MKALFFARGLLGFASVFVVGDIAFPAYANIEPVKTINGKSIPGTIKPLVNSKTLVDEIRPDGKRILAVRGTRLPGTRVPIHIHEFSGLTCVISGQITDFVEGQNDNVFGPGDCYYMPAATPMSAVNLGKDPAVLVDIFVLPVDEMPMKVIEPGIQYP; translated from the coding sequence GTGAAGGCTTTGTTTTTTGCGCGTGGACTTCTTGGGTTTGCGTCTGTGTTTGTCGTCGGCGATATTGCATTTCCAGCCTACGCCAATATTGAGCCAGTTAAGACAATTAACGGCAAGTCCATTCCTGGTACAATCAAACCCCTGGTCAATTCCAAGACACTAGTTGATGAGATTAGGCCTGATGGCAAGCGCATTTTAGCTGTTCGTGGTACACGCCTGCCTGGCACTCGAGTGCCCATACATATACATGAATTCTCAGGATTAACCTGCGTTATTTCTGGGCAGATAACTGATTTCGTTGAAGGACAGAATGATAATGTATTTGGGCCAGGCGACTGCTACTACATGCCAGCTGCAACGCCCATGTCAGCCGTTAACTTGGGCAAAGACCCGGCTGTGTTAGTTGATATATTTGTTTTACCAGTCGACGAGATGCCAATGAAAGTGATTGAGCCTGGGATTCAATATCCGTAG
- a CDS encoding Nif11-like leader peptide family natural product precursor, with amino-acid sequence MSEEQLKAFLEAVKADAALQEKLKAAGDADAVVTIAKAAGFIISAEELKRAQAEVSEKELEGVAGGFNPTRYQSNAEATVPTCTYPGCGT; translated from the coding sequence ATGTCAGAAGAGCAACTCAAAGCTTTCCTGGAAGCCGTCAAGGCTGATGCAGCATTGCAGGAAAAGCTAAAGGCTGCTGGCGATGCCGATGCCGTCGTAACGATTGCCAAGGCTGCAGGTTTTATTATTTCTGCTGAGGAGTTGAAGAGGGCTCAGGCAGAGGTATCAGAAAAGGAGCTTGAAGGCGTGGCTGGTGGTTTTAATCCAACGCGGTATCAGTCCAATGCTGAGGCAACTGTACCTACCTGCACCTACCCAGGCTGTGGAACCTAG
- a CDS encoding DUF1651 domain-containing protein has protein sequence MWQQKPDYAHHKEKHDGEGWLVNSDEQLVIRIKPDKPTQHAQFVLVSTFRLRQPLGNPIREQRMLRHLGIEMWLHLQKVGWTRFE, from the coding sequence ATGTGGCAACAGAAGCCTGATTACGCCCATCACAAGGAAAAGCACGATGGCGAGGGTTGGCTGGTTAACAGCGACGAGCAGCTGGTGATCAGGATCAAACCCGACAAGCCCACGCAGCACGCTCAGTTCGTCTTGGTGTCGACCTTCCGATTGCGGCAGCCTTTGGGCAATCCGATCCGTGAACAGCGAATGCTGCGGCACCTAGGGATCGAGATGTGGCTGCATCTGCAGAAGGTTGGCTGGACGCGATTCGAATGA
- a CDS encoding helix-turn-helix domain-containing protein — MAPSRLTDSQKQELLERYRNGESSAALADAFACSANTVSRTVRSLLSEEEYSALKTSRARGASVPQSQTQPKAAVEVSVEDPASLAGDDEASSGLALDDADDFGADEPEALADEESGEGFPGGDEFHEVAVLPVDLPQVNTQQVHCLPFEIGVLPDSVYMLVDKTVELDPRPLSDFPELGVADPEEQALQALCLFTSPRTAKRQCGRSQRVIKVPDTQVFAITTRHLVARGITRLLVEGALYALDA, encoded by the coding sequence ATGGCCCCAAGCCGGCTTACCGACAGTCAGAAGCAGGAGCTCCTGGAGCGTTACCGCAATGGTGAGTCCAGTGCTGCGCTGGCGGATGCGTTTGCATGCAGTGCCAACACGGTGAGTCGCACCGTTCGCTCCTTGCTGTCGGAGGAGGAGTACAGCGCCCTCAAGACCTCCCGTGCCCGCGGAGCGTCAGTGCCCCAGAGCCAGACCCAGCCTAAGGCTGCCGTTGAGGTGTCCGTTGAGGATCCAGCGAGCCTCGCGGGGGATGACGAGGCGTCCTCGGGCCTGGCTCTCGATGATGCCGATGATTTTGGGGCCGATGAACCGGAGGCCCTCGCGGATGAGGAGTCTGGGGAAGGCTTCCCGGGTGGGGATGAGTTCCATGAAGTGGCGGTGCTGCCCGTCGACCTCCCCCAGGTGAACACCCAGCAGGTGCATTGCCTGCCGTTTGAGATCGGAGTGCTGCCCGACAGTGTGTACATGTTGGTGGACAAGACCGTTGAGCTGGATCCGCGGCCACTCAGCGACTTTCCGGAGCTCGGCGTGGCTGATCCGGAAGAGCAGGCCCTGCAGGCCCTCTGTCTGTTCACCAGCCCGCGCACAGCCAAACGTCAGTGCGGCCGCAGCCAGCGTGTGATCAAGGTGCCTGATACCCAGGTGTTTGCCATCACCACGCGCCACCTCGTCGCCCGAGGCATCACTCGCCTGCTGGTGGAGGGTGCGCTCTACGCGCTCGACGCCTGA
- a CDS encoding Nif11-like leader peptide family natural product precursor codes for MSEEQLKAFLEAVKADAGLQEKLKAAGDVDAVVTIAKAAGFVISAEELKKSQAEVSEEELEGVAGGGAGYFWKVYRGNLCVVDSIDY; via the coding sequence ATGTCAGAAGAGCAACTCAAAGCCTTCCTGGAAGCCGTCAAGGCTGATGCAGGGCTTCAGGAGAAGTTGAAGGCGGCAGGTGATGTCGATGCCGTCGTGACGATTGCCAAGGCTGCAGGTTTTGTGATTTCAGCTGAGGAGCTGAAGAAATCACAGGCAGAGGTATCAGAAGAGGAGCTGGAAGGTGTGGCTGGAGGTGGGGCTGGGTACTTTTGGAAGGTGTACCGAGGTAATTTATGTGTCGTGGATTCAATTGATTATTAA
- a CDS encoding Nif11-like leader peptide family RiPP precursor: MPEEQLKAFLEAVKADAGLQEKLKAAKDADAVVAIAKAAGFAISADEIDALKKSQAELSDEALTDEELEGVAGAGCFLTKEWYKGNVKSVLFDICFGQR; encoded by the coding sequence ATGCCAGAAGAGCAACTCAAAGCTTTCCTGGAAGCCGTCAAGGCGGATGCAGGGCTTCAGGAAAAGCTAAAGGCAGCAAAAGATGCTGATGCCGTAGTAGCGATTGCCAAGGCAGCGGGCTTTGCGATTTCTGCAGATGAAATAGATGCGCTGAAGAAATCTCAGGCAGAACTGTCGGACGAAGCCTTGACGGACGAAGAGCTGGAAGGCGTGGCTGGGGCTGGCTGCTTTTTGACGAAAGAGTGGTATAAGGGTAATGTGAAGAGTGTGCTTTTTGATATATGCTTTGGTCAGAGGTGA
- the gluQRS gene encoding tRNA glutamyl-Q(34) synthetase GluQRS — MICPDHLLAALSRGEALASVGYRGRFAPTPSGPLHLGNLRTALLSWLQARWHQGQWLLRIDDLDTPRVQPGATESALNDLQWLGLHWDGPAILQSERRGLYGSFLSALRRQGLVYACRCSRRQLAGSPRYPGTCRGRGLGWGLEDGRLPAWRLIVPEPFASCCGDPVLRRADGFVAYHLATVVDELSLGITEVVRGKDLAPACLPQQALAVVLGQKAPAYRHVPLLLADDGLKLSKRERARGLEPLKQQGWGPDRVVGHLAASLDLVPAETALSALELLDHLRRQPDLWQNNSQLLHS, encoded by the coding sequence GTGATCTGCCCAGACCATCTTCTTGCCGCCCTGAGCCGTGGTGAGGCCTTGGCCTCCGTGGGTTACCGAGGACGGTTTGCCCCGACGCCATCCGGCCCCCTGCATCTGGGGAACCTGCGCACAGCTCTGCTGTCCTGGTTGCAGGCTCGTTGGCATCAAGGCCAGTGGCTGCTCCGCATCGATGATCTCGACACGCCGCGGGTCCAGCCCGGAGCGACCGAGTCGGCTCTGAACGATTTGCAGTGGCTGGGTCTCCACTGGGATGGACCTGCGATCCTTCAGAGCGAACGCCGGGGCCTCTATGGATCCTTCTTGTCGGCCCTGCGCCGCCAGGGTTTGGTGTACGCCTGCCGCTGCAGCCGCAGGCAACTGGCCGGGTCGCCCCGTTACCCAGGCACGTGCCGTGGCCGAGGCCTGGGCTGGGGCTTGGAAGACGGCCGTCTTCCTGCCTGGAGACTCATTGTTCCGGAACCGTTTGCATCGTGCTGTGGTGATCCGGTCTTGCGCCGCGCGGACGGTTTCGTGGCTTATCACCTGGCCACGGTGGTGGATGAGCTCTCCCTCGGCATCACCGAGGTGGTGCGCGGCAAGGATCTGGCTCCAGCTTGTTTGCCGCAGCAGGCTCTGGCGGTGGTGCTGGGGCAAAAGGCACCCGCTTACCGCCATGTGCCCCTGCTCCTTGCGGATGACGGCCTGAAGCTGTCGAAGCGCGAGCGGGCCAGGGGATTGGAACCCTTGAAGCAACAAGGTTGGGGGCCGGATCGGGTGGTGGGCCACCTGGCCGCATCCCTGGATCTGGTTCCTGCAGAGACCGCCCTTTCAGCGCTTGAGCTGCTCGACCACCTGCGTCGCCAGCCCGACCTATGGCAGAACAACAGCCAGTTGTTGCATTCTTAA
- a CDS encoding Nif11-like leader peptide family natural product precursor: MSEEHLNAFWKAVQADAGLQEKLNAAADADSVVSIAKAAGFVISVEALKKAQVELSEEELGGVAGGTEDGVRGVVGLGWVANPFKGFSPYGGTHAGETRT; encoded by the coding sequence ATGTCAGAAGAGCATCTCAATGCTTTCTGGAAAGCCGTCCAAGCAGATGCGGGGCTTCAAGAAAAGCTGAATGCAGCTGCGGATGCGGATTCCGTAGTTTCGATTGCTAAGGCTGCGGGCTTTGTGATTTCTGTTGAAGCGCTGAAGAAGGCTCAGGTAGAGCTTTCTGAGGAGGAGCTGGGTGGCGTGGCTGGTGGTACTGAAGATGGGGTTCGTGGTGTGGTCGGGCTGGGTTGGGTGGCTAACCCATTCAAGGGATTTAGCCCATATGGCGGAACCCATGCTGGCGAAACCCGTACATGA